One region of Azoarcus sp. CIB genomic DNA includes:
- a CDS encoding PhaM family polyhydroxyalkanoate granule multifunctional regulatory protein produces MANDNAAKDPLEFVRGMWSSMGFSLPGMITPTLDVDELDKRITDLKAVENWLKMNLSMLQMTTQGLEVQRAAIAAVQAMSQQARESGSKAQAEAQANPFASAAMWPWAAMTGTQAPGAQAGGANPAAAGAGPAAGPRKSAAEKK; encoded by the coding sequence ATGGCAAATGACAACGCGGCGAAAGATCCGCTCGAATTCGTGCGCGGCATGTGGAGCAGCATGGGTTTCTCACTGCCCGGCATGATCACGCCGACGCTGGATGTCGACGAACTGGACAAGCGCATCACCGACCTGAAGGCGGTGGAGAACTGGCTGAAGATGAACCTCAGCATGCTGCAGATGACAACGCAGGGCCTGGAGGTGCAGCGCGCGGCGATTGCAGCCGTGCAGGCGATGAGCCAGCAGGCGCGCGAGTCGGGCTCGAAGGCTCAGGCCGAAGCGCAGGCCAATCCGTTCGCTTCGGCGGCGATGTGGCCGTGGGCAGCGATGACCGGGACTCAGGCTCCCGGCGCCCAAGCGGGTGGTGCGAATCCTGCTGCGGCAGGCGCAGGTCCGGCGGCGGGCCCGCGCAAGTCCGCGGCGGAAAAGAAGTAA